The Xenopus laevis strain J_2021 chromosome 5L, Xenopus_laevis_v10.1, whole genome shotgun sequence genome has a segment encoding these proteins:
- the LOC121393572 gene encoding interleukin-17A-like, with protein MALVSVCSSAAVPNQHNAHTAAKGAFRQSRVATKSRERCIRKGIRWFPHTITLNTSVAHASLTEGSRGIEGTEGSSIAPWEYSRNVDPDRYPSVINEADCLSSVCVDSSGKTNPDLMSLPIQQNILVLRREQRDCSFVYRLETQRFTLGCTCTRPVSFSLEHPISPSLDSKSNTRN; from the exons ATGGCGCTTGTGTCGGTGTGTAGTTCAGCCGCTGTACCAAATCAACACAATGCACACACAGCTGCCAAAGGGGCATTCCGACAGAGCCGAGTGGCTACCAAGTCCAGGGAGAGGTGCATTAGGAAAGGAATCCGGTGGTTCCCACATACCATTACTCTCAATACCAGTGTGGCACATGCCAGTCTCACAGAGGGATCAAGAGGGATTGAGGGCACCGAGGGAAGTTCCATTGCACCATGGGAATACAG CCGTAATGTGGATCCAGACCGATATCCATCTGTTATCAATGAAGCCGATTGTCTCAGTTCCGTTTGTGTCGACTCCAGCGGGAAAACGAATCCCGACCTGATGTCTCTCCCTATCCAGCAGAATATTCTGGTTCTGCGCCGGGAGCAGAGAGACTGCAGCTTTGTCTATAGACTGGAGACTCAGCGCTTCACCCTGGGGTGCACCTGTACCAGACCTGTCTCCTTCTCCCTGGAGCACCCCATATCCCCATCGCTGGATTCTAAATCAAATACCAGAAACTAA